From Dreissena polymorpha isolate Duluth1 chromosome 15, UMN_Dpol_1.0, whole genome shotgun sequence, a single genomic window includes:
- the LOC127860705 gene encoding tetraspanin-18-like isoform X2, with product MMNPRTRCCMVLVGCLMFFTGILLAAVGGVILFHTELMDGYLTPLVKLLQAGGGTGSDVWSIYHMTSVSFLATGVFVSIVGIWGCMISWCPSKNILVGHMVVTSILAFLHLTMAGLIITMDIEADYKETLRSNLVNYYEGENSSSEYSRAWNNAFAQLHCCGAESAEDFQIAVVWDRPSYGENQTALVPATCCILSDENYVTMSSVNCTTKTTSENSYFDQPCWIKIEEYFWYYGILMCACASGSVVIESLSICVFILACMEITKEEQRMRTRKRKSSITPYMEGFYSPGKFPISS from the exons ATGATGAATCCGAGGACGCGCTGCTGCATGGTCCTCGTGGGCTGCCTGATGTTC TTTACCGGCATCCTTCTGGCGGCTGTGGGCGGAGTCATACTCTTCCACACGGAACTGATGGACGGCTACTTGACGCCGCTCGTGAAGCTGCTGCAAGCCGGAGGTGGTACCGGAAGTGACGTCTGGTCTATCTACCATATGACGTCCGTGTCGTTTTTGGCGACGGGAGTTTTCGTTTCGATTGTTG GTATATGGGGATGCATGATATCTTGGTGCCCATCTAAGAACATCCTTGTTGGT CACATGGTTGTGACGTCCATTTTGGCGTTTCTACACCTGACTATGGCTGGACTCATCATCACGATGGAT ATCGAGGCAGATTACAAAGAAACGCTGAGATCTAATCTTGTGAACTACTACGAGGGAGAGAACTCGAGCTCCGAATATTCCCGAGCTTGGAATAACGCCTTTGCGCAG CTGCACTGCTGCGGCGCCGAGTCGGCTGAGGACTTTCAGATTGCTGTCGTCTGGGATCGGCCTAGCTACGGGGAGAACCAGACGGCGTTAGTTCCGGCCACGTGCTGCATACTTTCGGACGAAAACTATGTAACGATGTCATCAGTAAACTGCACCACGAAAACAACGTCGGAAAATTCTTACTTTGATCAG CCGTGCTGGATCAAGATTGAAGAATACTTTTGGTATTACGGCATTCTCATGTGCGCTTGCGCGAGCGGAAGTGTCGTCATTGAG TCGTTGAGTATTTGCGTATTCATCTTGGCATGCATGGAGATAACGAAAGAAGAACAGCGCATGCGCACAAGGAAACGGAAGTCGTCCATAACACCTTATATGGAAGGATTCTATTCCCCCGGGAAATTTCCAATTTCATCATAA
- the LOC127860705 gene encoding tetraspanin-18-like isoform X1: MMNPRTRCCMVLVGCLMFFTGILLAAVGGVILFHTELMDGYLTPLVKLLQAGGGTGSDVWSIYHMTSVSFLATGVFVSIVGIWGCMISWCPSKNILVGHMVVTSILAFLHLTMAGLIITMDIEADYKETLRSNLVNYYEGENSSSEYSRAWNNAFAQLADQGYFLFPHQLHCCGAESAEDFQIAVVWDRPSYGENQTALVPATCCILSDENYVTMSSVNCTTKTTSENSYFDQPCWIKIEEYFWYYGILMCACASGSVVIESLSICVFILACMEITKEEQRMRTRKRKSSITPYMEGFYSPGKFPISS, translated from the exons ATGATGAATCCGAGGACGCGCTGCTGCATGGTCCTCGTGGGCTGCCTGATGTTC TTTACCGGCATCCTTCTGGCGGCTGTGGGCGGAGTCATACTCTTCCACACGGAACTGATGGACGGCTACTTGACGCCGCTCGTGAAGCTGCTGCAAGCCGGAGGTGGTACCGGAAGTGACGTCTGGTCTATCTACCATATGACGTCCGTGTCGTTTTTGGCGACGGGAGTTTTCGTTTCGATTGTTG GTATATGGGGATGCATGATATCTTGGTGCCCATCTAAGAACATCCTTGTTGGT CACATGGTTGTGACGTCCATTTTGGCGTTTCTACACCTGACTATGGCTGGACTCATCATCACGATGGAT ATCGAGGCAGATTACAAAGAAACGCTGAGATCTAATCTTGTGAACTACTACGAGGGAGAGAACTCGAGCTCCGAATATTCCCGAGCTTGGAATAACGCCTTTGCGCAG CTAGCTGACCAAGGCTACTTCCTGTTCCCTCATCAGCTGCACTGCTGCGGCGCCGAGTCGGCTGAGGACTTTCAGATTGCTGTCGTCTGGGATCGGCCTAGCTACGGGGAGAACCAGACGGCGTTAGTTCCGGCCACGTGCTGCATACTTTCGGACGAAAACTATGTAACGATGTCATCAGTAAACTGCACCACGAAAACAACGTCGGAAAATTCTTACTTTGATCAG CCGTGCTGGATCAAGATTGAAGAATACTTTTGGTATTACGGCATTCTCATGTGCGCTTGCGCGAGCGGAAGTGTCGTCATTGAG TCGTTGAGTATTTGCGTATTCATCTTGGCATGCATGGAGATAACGAAAGAAGAACAGCGCATGCGCACAAGGAAACGGAAGTCGTCCATAACACCTTATATGGAAGGATTCTATTCCCCCGGGAAATTTCCAATTTCATCATAA